The Chitinophagales bacterium genome has a window encoding:
- the fdhD gene encoding formate dehydrogenase accessory sulfurtransferase FdhD: protein MSQNAVTKQDIRRVKAGIITDTEDLLATEEPLEIRLVYGPLHTKKNLAVTMRTPGNDEELAIGFLYTEGIISKAEDIASCTQLNDNVVQVTLAAGCTPDLNSTERNFYTTSSCGVCGKASIDAIKTECAIYDKAPPFTIPASLIYTLPSILREQQSMFRETGGIHGAALFDLSGRVMLVREDVGRHNAMDKLVGAALRSGLIPLQQHILLLSGRASFELVQKATMAGLKVIVSVGAPSSLAVQTADEFGITLAGFAKEDRFNIYCGSERITT, encoded by the coding sequence ATGTCTCAAAATGCAGTGACCAAGCAGGATATCCGAAGGGTGAAAGCCGGTATCATTACCGACACAGAAGACCTGTTGGCCACTGAAGAACCACTTGAGATAAGGTTAGTGTACGGGCCATTACATACTAAAAAGAACCTTGCCGTAACCATGCGTACACCCGGCAATGACGAGGAGTTAGCCATCGGGTTCCTGTACACAGAAGGTATTATCAGCAAGGCTGAAGATATAGCCTCCTGTACACAATTAAACGACAACGTGGTACAAGTGACGCTTGCAGCGGGTTGCACTCCCGACCTGAATAGTACGGAACGCAATTTCTATACTACTTCCAGTTGTGGAGTATGTGGCAAGGCATCTATTGATGCTATTAAGACGGAATGTGCCATTTATGACAAAGCTCCCCCATTCACCATACCGGCATCACTTATTTACACGTTACCTTCTATACTCAGGGAACAACAGTCCATGTTTCGCGAAACAGGAGGTATACATGGCGCTGCCTTATTTGACCTCTCTGGCAGGGTCATGCTGGTGCGCGAAGATGTAGGCCGTCATAATGCTATGGATAAGCTGGTGGGCGCAGCACTCAGATCCGGTCTTATTCCCTTGCAGCAACATATACTTTTGCTGAGTGGGAGGGCCAGTTTCGAGCTGGTACAAAAAGCCACAATGGCAGGACTTAAAGTAATAGTTTCGGTAGGCGCACCCAGCAGTCTTGCAGTACAAACAGCAGACGAATTCGGTATAACACTGGCTGGGTTTGCCAAAGAGGACAGGTTCAACATCTATTGCGGATCAGAACGTATAACTACGTGA